From the genome of Poecilia reticulata strain Guanapo linkage group LG22, Guppy_female_1.0+MT, whole genome shotgun sequence:
NNNNNNNNNNNNNNNNNNNNNNNNNNNNNNNNNNNNNNNNNNNNNNNNNNNNNNNNNNNNNNNNNNNNNNNNNNNNNNNNNNNNNNNNNNNNNNNNNNNNNNNNNNNNNNNNNNNNNNNNNNNNNNNNNNNNNNNNNNNNNNNNNNNNNNNNNNNNNNNNNNNNNNNNNNNNNNNNNNNNNNNNNNNNNNNNNNNNNNNNNNNNNNNNNNNNNNNNNNNNNNNNNNNNNNNNNNNNNNNNNNNNNNNNNNNNNNNNNNNNNNNNNNNNNNNNNNNNNNNNNNNNNNNNNNNNNNNNNNNNNNNNNNNNNNNNNNNNNNNNNNNNNNNNNNNNNNNNNNNNNNNNNNNNNNNNNNNNNNNNNNNNNNNNNNNNNNNNNNNNNNNNNNNNNNNNNNNNNNNNNNNNNNNNNNNNNNNNNNNNNNNNNNNNNNNNNNNNNNNNNNNNNNNNNNNNNNNNNNNNNNNNNNNNNNNNACTATAACTTATTTTAATGCCCACATCTAATGTATAGTTTTAGTTGCTAGGATACTAAAAGTCACAGAGAGAGGTGAGGACGTTGAGCTACggtgaagagagaaaaaagtcaaatagtCGAATTCAAAATCACTGCAATTATATCTTAGCtccttaatttggattttttttctcttcgtTGTGATTTGTCATCTTCACGCAGCTCCACCTGTTAGATCTGGGTCGATAACCGGCTCTATGGTGTCACTTCAGCTCCATGTTTAGCGAGTAAACCCGGGCGGGTAGARCCTGCCTCTAATATTCCTGCGTTCCCTTTGTGTTCACCAGATGTGGACGAATGTGAGGAGCAACCCTGCAGTCACGGCTGTTTCAACACCTACGGCTCTTTCATGTGTAACTGTGACGAAGGATACGAGCTGGCGTCCGACGGCACAACCTGCATCGGTGAGGATGTTTGCAGTTCGCTGCTCAGAGGGTAGAGCGTGTGCTCAGGGTGAGGTGCGGCgttcgtttttattttttatggaagAAATATTGTCTCATTAGAATCacgcttttatttttttttagacattgaATTTCTATtatttgattgttgtttttggagGGGAGATTTTTGCTGGCGAAAACAAAATCCATATACAGATAAAGAGCCTGCTGCACTGAACCCtgttgaaaacctcctggtttttccaccagaTATTGATTCccgaactcttcctgagttaaaacatcaatattgtttctaaatgaatatgaacttgttttctttgcatttttaaggtctgaaagcactgcatatttttcattattttgaccatttctcatttYCTGCAAATAAAAGcgacatttttgcttggaatttcagagacatgttgtcagaacttcatagaataaaagaacaatgttcattttactcaaacataaacctataaaaagttaaattaagaaactgatcattttaagtggtYtcctatttttttccagagctgtatataatTGTACAAGATAAATCATTTTGTTATAAATTCAGTGTCTTAAAAAAGTAGGATTCTAATGAGActaattctgattctgatttctACATATGTAGTTTTCCACCACACTTTCAGAccagaaagtgaaacttttaCCTCAAGCATctccttttcttatttttgttttcctcatggCTGCTGAAACCTCCAGTATTTTTTGAAGTCTTTCTTCCTGTCRCTCTTCCATGAAATCCACATTTGCTAtcctgtgaatctctgcagctcctccagagcttcCACAGTCCTCTTGGgtgtttctctgattaatgcagCCTTCACGACAGAGCTGCGTTTATCCTGAGATCAAATTAGACACAGATGCTCTCTATCTACCACAACBGGTTCATCGTAACACGAGGACGTTTGAAAAAATTCAAATCRAGTTCAGAGTCTCCATTGCGCTTCTGTACTTTCATGTGATCGATTAATGGAGTAGAACCATTGATCTTGTTACAGACGCACCAARGCCRCCATCTTCATCTCTCTGTGACACTTTCTATTTGTTTGAATGATACCTTTTGTTTCACTCAGACCTGGATGAGTGCAGTTTCTCTGAGTTTCTGTGCCAGTTCAGATGCGTGAACACCCCCGGCTCGTTCTCCTGCACCTGTCCRCCTGGGTATTATTTATACGAGGACAGCCGGAGCTGCGAAGGTAAAGTTCGCTCCGGAGGACTAACAATTTTGCAGTTTTYTCTTTTTGTTCCGATGTAAATCCWTCACtttattcttgatttttttattattcttttttaaaagcaaagctgTGATCTTGTTGATGCCTCRTTGCTGTGGTTCTGACTTCACTGACTCTGACTGTCGTGTGCTTGATTTCAAAGACGTCAATGAATGTGACACTGGTAACAACACCTGCACAACAGAACAAGTGTGTTTCAATTTCCAGGGAGGCTATACATGCCTGAATCCTTTACAATGTCAGCCTCCTTACCTCGCCGTTAGCGACAAGTGAGTTTTCTCGTCACCCTCTTTTCACATCGTGGCAACTTAAAAGTTTCAAGTTGGTTTTGTTGGATCTAATRGTTTATTTCTCTCCTATGTCCCACCGCTCTGCAGTCAGTGCATGTGTTCAGCTGAGAACCCTGCCTGCAGGGACTTGGCTTTCACCGTTCTGTACCGACACATGGACTTGTCGTCGGGGCGCAGTGTGCCTGCCGATATCTTCCAGATGCAGGCCACCACGCGTTACCCCGGCGCCTTCTACATCTTCCAGATAAAGTCGGGCAACAGCGGACGGGAGTTTTACATGAGGGTGAGCACTCAGGAGTTAATGAAtgggagaaaagaaagacagaaaagagaaaaacaatgaaatttgCAAATGACAATAATTGAGCTTGTTTCAATTTATGCGATTCATKGATTCATTGCTTATARAGACRAGCTTAATTGTGTCTACARTTTTCTTTTTCATTGAATCAGAGTTTGAGGCTGATGAACCCATTTCATGYCAATGtctaaaatgtgtaaataaaaggatgattttagacatttttagagtctcagataaaacattaaggtctcttaaaatgatttttcagtttgaaacgCTCAAGCTTCTTTCATAGGAACTTAGTTATAATTACTTTCATAGATATCTGATGCAGAGCCGCTGATTAAAGCAGATGTTAACGAGAGTTCTCCAGTTGTTTAAGCTATTTAATAAGTCTAGGTATagcagaaagttattttttaagttgCACACATTACATTGCAGGGTCATGTTGAGTTCAACCAATTTTAAATTAAGCTAAGTAGTTAGCTTTGGACTTATAATGTAAGACTTGTAATATAAAGAGCCAGTAGCTGAACCTCTGTAACAGAACAGCACAGTTTGCTCCAGATGTGTGACGCTGGAAAACTTGAATCACCTTTGGTGGTACTTGCAGTGTGTCGCCACTAGATGGAGCGATTCACTCATGTTTCCTTCCTGGCAGAGCTAATCGcttccctttgttttttttcttaaatcgcTGAGACGCATGGCGGGATTTTAAAGTAGGACAATCGTTGTAAATGACAGTAACTATGATAGCTAKGATAATAGCTTTACCAGCACACTGTTATAAAGCTGAAGGAAAAGGATACACGYTTTTCAAAGTGTCAGACctataaaatctgaaaagtgtggcatctTATTACTCTAACAGTAATAAACCCATTTAGAGTAATTTCCTGtctgggatgaataaagtatttctattctattctattctattctattctattctaacgCAAGCCTGCTTTAAAACTCTCTATAACAATATGCTTGACCtccaattcagttcaattataatataattataattgCCCCAGTGGGGATAAATTAAGCTTTTTGGGTTGAACTGAATGTAACTATCTGCActcaatttaatttcagtatttctttaaaaaaatggactGAAACCAAAATATCagtcacatttttatgatttttataagTATCCATCTTCCTTTTTGCTATTACTTTGTAATAMTGAACTACTTAATKTTGACCTGTYATATAAAATTCATGTAATTTTGCAGGTGTGTTGTAAGGCTCCTGCTGAATATTATTCTAGTAATTTATTATTCTGGYGATTAATCAATTACTTAGATAAATATAATTGACACATTatacaggttttatttttatttaacctcgTAAgcttttttaatacaatattgaGAATaggaaaattaacattttattgNNNNNNNNNNNNNNNNNNNNNNNNNNNNNNNNNNNNNNNNNNNNNNNNNNNNNNNNNNNNNNNNNNNNNNNNNNNNNNNNNNNNNNNNNNNNNNNNNNNNNNNNNNNNNNNNNNNNNNNNNNNNNNNNNNNNNNNNNNNNNNNNNNNNNNNNNNNNNNNNNNNNNNNNNNNNNNNNNNNNNNNNNNNNNNNNNNNNNNNNNNNNNNNNNNNNNNNNNNNNNNNNNNNNNNNNNNNNNNNNNNNNNNNNNNNNNNNNNNNNNNNNNNNNNNNNNNNNNNNNNNNNNNNNNNNNNNNNNNNNNNNNNNNNNNNNNNNNNNNNNNNNNNNNNNNNNNNNNNNNNNNNNNNNNNNNNNNNNNNNNNNNNNNNNNNNNNNNNNNNNNNNNNNNNNNNNNNNNNNNNNNNNNNNNNNNNNNNNNNNNNNNNNNNNNNNNNNNNNNNNNNNNNNNNNNNNNNNNNNNNNNNNNNNNNNNNNNNNNNNNNNNNNNNNNNNNNNNNNNNNNNNNNNNNNNNNNNNNNNNNNNNNNNNNNNNNNNNNNNNNNNNNNNNNNNNNNNNNNNNNNNNNNNNNNNNNNNNNNNNNNNNNNNNNNNNNNNNNNNNNNNNNNNNNNNNNNNNNNNNNNNNNNNNNNNNNNNNNNNNNNNNNNNNNNNNNNNNNNNNNNNNNNNNNNNNNNNNNNNNNNNNNNNNNNNNNNNNNNNNNNNNNNNNNNNNNNNNNNNNNNNNNNNNNNNNNNNNNNNNNNNNNNNNNNNNNNNNNNNNNNNNNNNNNNNNNNNNNNNNNNNNNNNNNNNNNNNNNNNNNNNNNNNNNNNNNNNNNNNNNNNNNNNNNNNNNNNNNNNNNNNNNNNNNNNNNNNNNNNNNNNNNNNNNNNNNNNNNNNNNNNNNNNNNNNNNNNNNNNNNNNNNNNNNNNNNNNNNNNNNNNNNNNNNNNNNNNNNNNNNNNNNNNNNNNNNNNNNNNNNNNNNNNNNNNNNNNNNNNNNNNNNNNNNNNNNNNNNNNNNNNNNNNNNNNNNNNNNNNNNNNNNNNNNNNNNNNNNNNNNNNNNNNNNNNNNNNNNNNNNNNNNNNNNNNNNNNNNNNNNNNNNNNNNNNNNNNNNNNNNNNNNNNNNNNNNNNNNNNNNNNNNNNNNNNNNNNNNNNNNNNNNNNNNNNNNNNNNNNNNNNNNNNNNNNNNNNNNNNNNNNNNNNNNNNNNNNNNNNNNNNNNNNNNNNNNNNNNNNNNNNNNNNNNNNNNNNNNNNNNNNNNNNNNNNNNNNNNNNNNNNNNNNNNNNNNNNNNNNNNNNNNNNNNNNNNNNNNNNNNNNNNNNNNNNNNNNNNNNNNNNNNNNNNNNNNNNNNNNNNNNNNNNNNNNNNNNNNNNNNNNNNNNNNNNNNNNNNNNNNNNNNNNNNNNNNNNNNNNNNNNNNNNNNNNNNNNNNNNNNNNNNNNNNNNNNNNNNNNNNNNNNNNNNNNNNNNNNNNNNNNNNNNNNNNNNNNNNNNNNNNNNNNNNNNNNNNNNNNNNNNNNNNNNNNNNNNNNNNNNNNNNNNNNNNNNNNNNNNNNNNNNNNNNNNNNNNNNNNNNNNNNNNNNNNNNNNNNNNNNNNNNNNNNNNNNNNNNNNNNNNNNNNNNNNNNNNNNNNNNNNNNNNNNNNNNNNNNNNNNNNNNNNNNNNNNNNNNNNNNNNNNNNNNNNNNNNNNNNNNNNNNNNNNNNNNNNNNNNNNNNNNNNNNNNNNNNNNNNNNNNNNNNNNNNNNNNNNNNNNNNNNNNNNNNNNNNNNNNNNNNNNNNNNNNNNNNNNNNNNNNNNNNNNNNNNNNNNNNNNNNNNNNNNNNNNNNNNNNNNNNNNNNNNNNNNNNNNNNNNNNNNNNNNNNNNNNNNNNNNNNNNNNNNNNNNNNNNNNNNNNNNNNNNNNNNNNNNNNNNNNNNNNNNNNNNNNNNNNNNNNNNNNNNNNNNNNNNNNNNNNNNNNNNNNNNNNNNNNNNNNNNNNNNNNNNNNNNNNNNNNNNNNNNNNNNNNNNNNNNNNNNNNNNNNNNNNNNNNNNNNNNNNNNNNNNNNNNNNNNNNNNNNNNNNNNNNNNNNNNNNNNNNNNNNNNNNNNNNNNNNNNNNNNNNNNNNNNNNNNNNNNNNNNNNNNNNNNNNNNNNNNNNNNNNNNNNNNNNNNNNNNNNNNNNNNNNNNNNNNNNNNNNNNNNNNNNNNNNNNNNNNNNNNNNNNNNNNNNNNNNNNNNNNNNNNNNNNNNNNNNNNNNNNNNNNNNNNNNNNNNNNNNNNNNNNNNNNNNNNNNNNNNNNNNNNNNNNNNNNNNNNNNNNNNNNNNNNNNNNNNNNNNNNNNNNNNNNNNNNNNNNNNNNNNNNNNNNNNNNNNNNNNNNNNNNNNNNNNNNNNNNNNNNNNNNNNNNNNNNNNNNNNNNNNNNNNNNNNNNNNNNNNNNNNNNNNNNNNNNNNNNNNNNNNNNNNNNNNNNNNNNNNNNNNNNNNNNNNNNNNNNNNNNNNNNNNGTTGGAAACAAGAAAAGCAGGTTATCGGAACCGAAGAGTAAGCTACCTGTGTGTTTCCCGCCAGACGGGgggaagggaagaaaaaaaaaagtgtttgagaTTATGTATCGAGCAGTCATTAAGTAAAATATAGATCACAGATTCTTTTAGAACAATAAATGAGTTCATCACATCCtggatttgttttctaaaagtttaGCGTCTATCACAATGCACACACCTCAGGACTTCAGGAGTTGTCTCATCAGCTTATGCTACGTGTTTTTGGTAACatgatttaacaaatattttcataggTTCTGGatgaaaaatacagttttaatacACATTAATACACATTTTATATGCTTATATTTGATAAATGAATGATAAATGacagtttgtttcctttttgcttttttcccaaGTTTTATCGCCCTGCTCAGTTGAAAAAGAATCTGGTTGCAATGTTTAggaccaattaaaaaaatgaaaaataaacagaacttaACTTCACTATAAACTGAGAGATTACAGACCAAAAAGGAAATTCCTGCTCTAAAATCAACAYCTTTTAAACTCGACAAACATTTGCAGCTCCTGGTCGTACGACACAAATATTAAGTTGAAGAAAACTTAACGAGCCTTGGATAAACTGTCAAAGCACGGCNNNNNNNNNNNNNNNNNNNNNNNNNNNNNNNNNNNNNNNNNNNNNNNNNNNNNNNNNNNNNNNNNNNNNNNNNNNNNNNNNNNNNNNNNNNNNNNNNNNNNNNNNNNNNNNNNNNNNNNNNNNNNNNNNNNNNNNNNNNNNNNNNNNNNNNNNNNNNNNNNNNNNNNNNNNNNNNNNNNNNNNNNNNNNNNNNNNNNNNNNNNNNNNNNNNNNNNNNNNNNNNNNNNNNNNNNNNNNNNNNNNNNNNNNNNNNNNNNNNNNNNNNNNNNNNNNNNNNNNNNNNNNNNNNNNNNNNNNNNNNNNNNNNNNNNNNNNNNNNNNNNNNNNNNNNNNNNNNNNNNNNNNNNNNNNNNNNNNNNNNNNNNNNNNNNNNNNNNNNNNNNNNNNNNNNNNNNNNNNNNNNNNNNNNNNNNNNNNNNNNNNNNNNNNNNNNNNNNNNNNNNNNNNNNNNNNNNNNNNNNNNNNNNNNNNNNNNNNNNNNNNNNNNNNNNNNNNNNNNNNNNNNNNNNNNNNNNNNNNNNNNNNNNNNNNNNNNNNNNNNNNNNNNNNNNNNNNNNNNNNNNNNNNNNNNNNNNNNNNNNNNNNNNNNNNNNNNNNNNNNNNNNNNNNNNNNNNNNNNNNNNNNNNNNNNNNNNNNNNNNNNNNNNNNNNNNNNNNNNNNNNNNNNNNNNNNNNNNNNNNNNNNNNNNNNNNNNNNNNNNNNNNNNNNNNNNNNNNNNNNNNNNNNNNNNNNNNNNNNNNNNNNNNNNNNNNNNNNNNNNNNNNNNNNNNNNNNNNNNNNNNNNNNNNNNNNNNNNNNNNNNNNNNNNNNNNNNNNNNNNNNNNNNNNNNNNNNNNNNNNNNNNNNNNNNNNNNNNNNNNNNNNNNNNNNNNNNNNNNNNNNNNNNNNNNNNNNNNNNNNNNNNNNNNNNNNNNNNNNNNNNNNNNNNNNNNNNNNNNNNNNNNNNNNNNNNNNNNNNNNNNNNNNNNNNNNNNNNNNNNNNNNNNNNNNNNNNNNNNNNNNNNNNNNNNNNNNNNNNNNNNNNNNNNNNNNNNNNNNNNNNNNNNNNNNNNNNNNNNNNNNNNNNNNNNNNNNNNNNNNNNNNNNNNNNNNNNNNNNNNNNNNNNNNNNNNNNNNNNNNNNNNNNNNNNNNNNNNNNNNNNNNNNNNNNNNNNNNNNNNNNNNNNNNNNNNNNNNNNNNNNNNNNNNNNNNNNNNNNNNNNNNNNNNNNNNNNNNNNNNNNNNNNNNNNNNNNNNNNNNNNNNNNNNNNNNNNNNNNNNNNNNNNNNNNNNNNNNNNNNNNNNNNNNNNNNNNNNNNNNNNNNNNNNNNNNNNNNNNNNNNNNNNNNNNNNNNNNNNNNNNNNNNNNNNNNNNNNNNNNNNNNNNNNNNNNNNNNNNNNNNNNNNNNNNNNNNNNNNNNNNNNNNNNNNNNNNNNNNNNNNNNNNNNNNNNNNNNNNNNNNNNNNNNNNNNNNNNNNNNNNNNNNNNNNNNNNNNNNNNNNNNNNNNNNNNNNNNNNNNNNNNNNNNNNNNNNNNNNNNNNNNNNNNNNNNNNNNNNNNNNNNNNNNNNNNNNNNNNNNNNNNNNNNNNNNNNNNNNNNNNNNNNNNNNNNNNNNNNNNNNNNNNNNNNNNNNNNNNNNNNNNNNNNNNNNNNNNNNNNNNNNNNNNNNNNNNNNNNNNNNNNNNNNNNNNNNNNNNNNNNNNNNNNNNNNNNNNNNNNNNNNNNNNNNNNNNNNNNNNNNNNNNNNNNNNNNNNNNNNNNNNNNNNNNNNNNNNNNNNNNNNNNNNNNNNNNNNNNNNNNNNNNNNNNNNNNNNNNNNNNNNNNNNNNNNNNNNNNNNNNNNNNNNNNNNNNAGCCTAATGTTTATGAAGagcacataaaaaatgttttaatttaattatgacACAACTTCCTCCCGGACCAAATCGGTAAGTCAGGGAAATAAGCTCGTCTTAACAGCATAACAGCtgctatttatttaataatattttcaaggtgacttaaaactcattttctgaCACAAGGAGTTTAATGTTAGCTCTTCTGCAAACCATTTAGGGACGTTAAATGTACGCTggtcttttattattattattattattattttaagatggGAGGCGTCATGAGTTTTCCAGGAAACCCCTAAAAAAGGCAATTAACAAAAAAGCACTAAGTTAATTAGGTGCGTCAAtagcatattttctgtttgatttcatGTCTAATTAGTGTAGTTTGTGTATTGCTGAGCTGGGGTGGCTAATAGCTACCGATTTGGGCTAAATTAAAAGTCTTTGGGGKTTTTTGTAAGAGTGGTTCTACactgaacattgttttttaaacacttctgcattattttttgttctacAAAAAGAGCATTTTAACTTTGGAACCACTTTGAATTCAGAAAAGCTCAACTAAAGATGGTAAACctccgcaaaaaaaaaaaaaaaaaaatgttggccaCGTTTCTGTCGGCACTCGCATTGTTTGACATACCATCCGATccgagcaggaggaagaggaggaagaaaccacaatcacacacagatagtaaacaaaagaaacatctAACAGAAAGTGCTGCTGTTCGGGGAAGGAAGAGCATGTCAGCGTCTGTGCGGGAAACGGAGAgacaatcagagccaggagggcggagagagagaaaaaaaagagagagagagagagagagagaaaaaaaaagagagagagaaagagagcgagagagaccTGAAGCTCAAAGTGAACAACAGACCTGAGATCAGCGGCATTCCGCTGCCTGCTGAGAGAGAAGCGACTGGGAGCTCTTTCCAGTGAGAGCACGACAGGGGtgagtttatattttatttgaaaatgaactCAATTAAGTTTGTGGTTAAATATTTGCTACACTTGTTCGGGTTGGCTCCAGATGCGGCCCACAAAACGCCAGCAGTCTTTTTACTGTCGTCATGTAGAACACTGGCCAGGAATTACTgatggaaatgtaaaagtggcataaataaaattcttaGTGACCAAGTTTGTCTTTCAAAAGCAGATCGacagtgaataataataataataataataataataataataataataacttggCTGCAttggtttaagaaaaaataaagggCAAAAAGACAATAGTTGTTTAAATTTAACCTTTCATGCtctaaaaatgtgtcaaactttGACACACCTGAATATTATAATTATTGCGTGTCCTAAAGAATGTTTCATAGACTCCTTCAATGCAACAGAGGCAATAGAGGAACATTAGGCTGCTTCTATAGGATTTGTCTGAGCCCAAACTGGAAGTCTTTATAAATCCATAACTGAGTCATAACCTTTTTCCCCCAGTGGCTGTTTATATGAAACATTAAACGTCATCCCTCCACTTTGAATCAAACAAATCTATAATTGTTAGAGGCTTTCAGTTCAGATTGAGTCTGTTGGTCTGCTTCGATGTGCCAAATAACTTTGAACAAACGTGGAAACTTTGGGACTTTTCTGGCTTTACCAATCTCAAATCAAATTCCTTAAGTTGCATTTAACGTGTTTTTACTGTCTGATCTACAGCCTTCGTGTGCAATTCCAGGTTTTTCATAAACACCCAAGAAGCATCATGGAGTTTTTCAAGGACTGCTGCAAGAATTTCTCTCAGAGGAACAAGCAGGAACCAGAAACCCAAGGTCAGCACCGGGTCCGCCATCTTGCTTTTAGCTGACTTCACATCTGActgactgatttgttttgttttcatttttccaagTGATCAAAATAAAGGCGCCTCCCAAGGAGATAATGGTGACAGGAGAGCTGCCGGATGATAGGAGTAGGATCGAGAAAACAGAAGATTACCTYCTTTCCAAGCAGCCTCCGGGCGGCAGAGAGGT
Proteins encoded in this window:
- the fbln5 gene encoding fibulin-5, with amino-acid sequence MPLETRVLRFCSSLSRLCFCPASCPPQGFTKLKFPFCRMLAALVFTLLCIQSAHGQPCPYGFEYNRNLGQCSDVNECSWPQPCQGEMLCVNRIGGYQCLSGDYYDRPYRRVSPAQPEPSYPDPSDRIPDTFARTPPRAVEPSYPIVSNPALCTLGYALAADGTCNDIDECETNSHHCNPTQVCINTAGGYTCSCTEGYWLIAGQCQGERAAANVILKLHFIWVDNRLYGVTSAPCLASKPGRVEPASNIPAFPLCSPDVDECEEQPCSHGCFNTYGSFMCNCDEGYELASDGTTCIDLDECSFSEFLCQFRCVNTPGSFSCTCPPGYYLYEDSRSCEDVNECDTGNNTCTTEQVCFNFQGGYTCLNPLQCQPPYLAVSDNQCMCSAENPACRDLAFTVLYRHMDLSSGRSVPADIFQMQATTRYPGAFYIFQIKSGNSGREFYMRVSTQELMNGRKERQKREKQ